A DNA window from Gemmatimonadaceae bacterium contains the following coding sequences:
- a CDS encoding DUF4105 domain-containing protein codes for MSHPMLPFASRLRSLVIAILAVAAASTTVHAQLDVPRGDTASARRVTVSLLTFGQGTPVFERFGHNAIRIADPLSGLDVAWNWGMFSFDEPNFLGRFLSGDTRYWVAGYETVPLLAYYQENDRHTVEQVLNLSGAQKLELLRFVRWNERDENKYYRYDYFLDNCSTRVRDALDRVLGGALKRAWADSLSDHSFRGEALRLTEGTPVSRLGIDIALGPRADKRMTAWEEMYVPMRLRDRLRGIEVPGPDGKPEKLVASERVVFTAMRDPEAPAPQTFPGIYIAVALGSLVPLALLGGIAFLSALRGRWPTAQRVARVAIAAIAALWYVATGFAGTAVLFMEIFSKHTFWFGNWNVLLLSPLALVAAWFVPRAIANGRGARVARWIGGLCGASALIALVVSMAGATGQSTGAVTMTFAPTMMYLALLVPALTLLRPESA; via the coding sequence ATGTCACACCCTATGCTTCCCTTCGCCTCTCGACTGCGGTCGCTCGTCATCGCCATCCTGGCCGTGGCCGCGGCCTCCACGACGGTGCACGCCCAACTCGACGTGCCGCGCGGCGACACCGCGTCGGCGCGTCGCGTGACGGTCTCCCTGCTGACGTTCGGGCAGGGGACGCCCGTCTTCGAACGTTTCGGGCATAACGCCATCCGCATCGCCGACCCGCTCAGCGGGCTCGATGTGGCATGGAACTGGGGGATGTTCTCCTTCGACGAGCCCAACTTCCTGGGGCGCTTTCTCAGCGGCGACACACGCTACTGGGTGGCGGGCTACGAGACGGTGCCGCTCCTCGCCTACTATCAGGAGAACGACCGCCATACGGTGGAGCAGGTGCTCAACCTCAGTGGGGCGCAGAAGCTGGAATTGCTCCGCTTCGTGCGCTGGAATGAACGCGACGAGAACAAGTACTATCGCTACGACTACTTCCTCGACAATTGCTCCACGCGGGTCCGCGACGCGCTCGACCGCGTGCTTGGCGGTGCCCTCAAGCGGGCCTGGGCCGATTCGCTGAGCGACCATTCGTTCCGCGGGGAGGCCCTGCGCCTGACGGAAGGGACGCCCGTCAGCCGGCTGGGCATCGACATCGCCCTCGGGCCGCGCGCCGACAAGCGCATGACGGCATGGGAGGAGATGTACGTCCCGATGCGCCTGCGCGATCGCCTGCGTGGCATTGAGGTGCCCGGGCCCGACGGGAAGCCGGAGAAGCTGGTCGCGAGCGAGCGCGTGGTCTTCACGGCCATGCGCGATCCCGAAGCGCCGGCGCCGCAGACGTTCCCGGGCATCTACATCGCGGTCGCGCTCGGCTCGCTCGTGCCGCTGGCGCTGCTCGGCGGCATCGCCTTCCTGAGCGCGCTCCGCGGGCGATGGCCAACGGCGCAGCGCGTTGCGCGCGTCGCGATCGCCGCGATCGCCGCGCTCTGGTACGTCGCGACGGGATTTGCCGGCACCGCCGTGCTCTTCATGGAGATCTTCTCCAAGCACACGTTCTGGTTCGGCAACTGGAACGTGCTGCTGCTCAGTCCGCTGGCGCTCGTCGCCGCCTGGTTCGTGCCACGCGCGATAGCGAACGGCCGCGGGGCGCGCGTGGCACGGTGGATCGGCGGGCTGTGCGGAGCCAGCGCCCTGATCGCGCTCGTCGTCTCGATGGCGGGGGCGACGGGGCAGTCCACCGGCGCCGTGACGATGACGTTCGCGCCGACGATGATGTACCTCGCGCTGCTCGTGCCGGCGCTCACGCTCCTCCGGCCCGAATCCGCGTGA
- a CDS encoding SpoIID/LytB domain-containing protein encodes MTRRRLAAGAALLFIGACVTTRLGVPIEEPIRVIGQPAAVPVDTVAAPTPRPEEVPRDETPDFRNEGRRDVRVALAVTTPAPGIAATGAWRLFEDRESVLLRGRPGEAWTLERRNDELRAVRTDGYATAWRPAPLVLRADRADDYLLYNGKRYRGVLRFHAADDGVGVMVVNALPVEQYLRGVVPLEIGGRTAAEQAAVEAQAVAARSYTFVRLAAAGGSAARHANYDVVASTADQVYGGADAERPFSDAAVASTAGLVLRYGGRTVDAPYSAACGGETASPDEVWRSGNQPYLRPVSDRIPGTQRYYCDPAPRFAWTRTLESDELDAALRQYLRNYTSVPNGGPGHATRVSVETRTVTGRVGLLRIETDGGRYAVRGNDVRYVLRAPGSEILNSTYFSVESETGPGGALRRLVIRGNGWGHGIGMCQWGAIGRARAGQDFRTILRTYYPGTELGPAS; translated from the coding sequence TTGACCCGTCGCCGGCTCGCCGCGGGCGCTGCGCTCCTGTTCATCGGCGCGTGCGTCACGACGCGACTCGGCGTTCCCATCGAAGAACCCATTCGTGTCATCGGACAGCCCGCGGCCGTGCCGGTGGATACAGTGGCAGCGCCGACGCCGCGGCCCGAGGAAGTGCCGCGCGATGAGACGCCCGACTTCCGAAACGAGGGACGGCGCGACGTGCGCGTCGCACTCGCAGTGACGACGCCGGCGCCGGGCATCGCGGCCACGGGGGCGTGGCGCCTGTTCGAGGACCGCGAGAGCGTGTTGCTGCGCGGACGGCCGGGCGAGGCGTGGACGCTCGAACGCCGGAATGACGAATTGCGCGCGGTGCGCACCGACGGCTACGCCACGGCGTGGCGGCCGGCGCCGCTCGTCCTGCGCGCCGATCGCGCCGACGATTACCTCCTCTACAATGGCAAGCGCTACCGCGGGGTCCTGCGCTTTCACGCGGCCGACGACGGCGTGGGCGTGATGGTGGTGAACGCCCTCCCCGTGGAGCAGTATCTGCGCGGCGTCGTCCCGCTCGAGATCGGCGGCCGCACCGCGGCGGAGCAGGCGGCGGTGGAAGCGCAGGCGGTGGCGGCGCGTTCGTACACGTTCGTACGGCTCGCCGCGGCCGGCGGCAGTGCGGCCCGTCACGCCAACTACGACGTGGTTGCCAGCACCGCTGACCAAGTGTACGGCGGCGCCGACGCGGAGCGTCCGTTCAGCGACGCGGCCGTCGCGAGCACCGCGGGCCTCGTCCTCAGGTACGGCGGGCGCACGGTGGATGCCCCCTATTCCGCGGCGTGCGGCGGCGAAACGGCCAGCCCCGACGAAGTCTGGCGCTCGGGAAACCAGCCCTACCTGCGCCCCGTGAGCGACCGCATACCCGGCACCCAGCGTTACTACTGCGATCCCGCACCGCGCTTCGCGTGGACGCGCACGCTCGAATCCGACGAGCTCGACGCGGCGCTGCGCCAGTACCTGCGCAACTACACGAGTGTGCCCAATGGCGGACCGGGGCATGCCACGCGGGTGTCCGTCGAAACGCGCACCGTGACCGGCCGCGTCGGGCTGCTGCGTATCGAAACGGATGGCGGGCGGTACGCGGTTCGGGGCAATGACGTGCGCTACGTCCTTCGCGCCCCCGGTAGCGAGATACTGAACAGCACCTATTTTTCCGTCGAGTCGGAGACTGGTCCGGGTGGCGCGTTGCGGCGGCTCGTCATTCGCGGCAACGGCTGGGGGCACGGCATCGGGATGTGCCAGTGGGGGGCCATCGGCCGCGCGCGCGCCGGACAGGACTTCCGCACGATTCTCCGCACCTACTATCCGGGCACGGAGCTCGGTCCCGCGAGCTGA
- the rimO gene encoding 30S ribosomal protein S12 methylthiotransferase RimO, whose product MKFSVVTLGCDKNTVDSERYVAELRAHGGEPVEALDEAELIVVNTCGFIDAAKKESLDAILEAAQLKGDGACRTVVAVGCMVERHKAEMQVALPEVDLFLGASETDRLAAALHERGLIGDPETLHPGVRLYTGDTPWVRYLKLSEGCDHGCAFCAIPLMRGKHRSFALDDIVREAQLLEMQGAREVNLVAQDLAHYGRDRRDGVRLPEVLRALVRETSIPWIRNMYLYSAGITPQLLEVIADEPRIVRYLDMPIQHASDAVLERMRRPERQKTIREKVARFRDAVPGVAMRTTCIVGFPGETEDDVAQLLDFLEEVEFERVGVFAYSPQEGTHAAQMTDDVPEDVKRERLERVQELQRHITAGRYESRLGARSRVLVQESAAGEHPAAGRLPWQADDIDGLTFLDRDVPAGRFAEVEVLEVVDDYDFRARVHTVDEAPAPKAAGGRSLPVMTSSVGSYGR is encoded by the coding sequence TTGAAGTTTTCCGTCGTCACCCTCGGCTGCGACAAGAACACCGTCGACAGCGAACGCTACGTCGCCGAGCTGCGCGCGCACGGCGGCGAGCCGGTGGAGGCGCTCGACGAGGCCGAGCTGATCGTCGTCAACACCTGCGGCTTCATTGACGCGGCCAAGAAGGAGTCGCTCGACGCCATCCTCGAGGCGGCGCAGCTCAAGGGCGACGGCGCCTGCCGCACCGTGGTGGCCGTGGGGTGCATGGTGGAGCGCCACAAGGCCGAGATGCAGGTCGCGCTGCCCGAGGTGGACCTCTTCCTTGGCGCGTCCGAGACCGACCGGCTCGCCGCGGCGCTGCACGAGCGCGGGCTGATCGGCGATCCGGAGACGCTGCATCCGGGCGTGCGCCTCTACACCGGCGACACGCCGTGGGTGCGATACCTGAAGTTGAGCGAGGGGTGCGATCACGGCTGCGCCTTCTGCGCCATCCCGCTGATGCGCGGCAAGCACCGGTCGTTCGCGCTCGACGACATCGTGCGCGAGGCGCAGCTGCTCGAGATGCAGGGGGCGCGCGAGGTCAACCTCGTGGCGCAGGACCTGGCGCACTACGGGCGCGACCGCCGCGACGGCGTGCGGCTTCCGGAAGTGCTGCGCGCGCTGGTGCGCGAGACGTCGATCCCCTGGATCCGCAACATGTACCTGTACTCGGCCGGGATCACGCCGCAGTTGCTCGAGGTCATCGCCGACGAGCCGCGCATCGTGCGCTACCTCGACATGCCCATCCAGCACGCGTCCGATGCCGTGCTCGAGAGGATGCGGCGTCCGGAACGCCAGAAGACCATCCGCGAGAAGGTCGCGCGCTTCCGCGACGCCGTCCCCGGCGTCGCGATGCGCACCACCTGCATCGTCGGCTTCCCGGGGGAGACGGAGGACGACGTGGCGCAGCTGCTCGACTTCCTCGAGGAAGTCGAGTTCGAACGCGTCGGTGTGTTTGCGTACTCGCCGCAGGAGGGGACGCACGCCGCGCAGATGACGGACGATGTGCCCGAGGACGTGAAGCGCGAGCGGCTGGAGCGCGTGCAGGAACTGCAGCGCCACATCACCGCGGGACGCTACGAGTCGCGCCTCGGCGCGCGGTCGCGTGTCCTGGTGCAGGAGTCCGCCGCGGGCGAGCATCCCGCCGCCGGTCGACTGCCGTGGCAGGCCGATGACATTGACGGCCTCACCTTTCTCGACCGTGACGTGCCGGCCGGGCGCTTCGCCGAGGTTGAGGTGCTCGAAGTGGTGGACGACTACGATTTCCGCGCCCGCGTGCACACGGTGGATGAAGCGCCCGCCCCGAAGGCGGCGGGCGGCCGGTCGCTTCCCGTGATGACGTCGAGCGTCGGGAGCTACGGCCGTTGA
- a CDS encoding YajQ family cyclic di-GMP-binding protein, with amino-acid sequence MASAFSFDVTTGVDLQEVDNAINQAQKESSQRYDFKDAKVLTIEFARAEGVIRLHTDHDMRMRALFDIVQSKLIRRGVPVKNLEIGENVPAGGDTLKKEITLKQALDSDTAKKVAAAIKDAKLKKVQASIQGDQVRVSGPDKDALQAAMALLRGGDYGVELKFGNYR; translated from the coding sequence ATGGCCTCTGCCTTCAGCTTTGATGTCACCACCGGCGTCGACCTCCAGGAAGTCGACAACGCCATCAACCAGGCGCAGAAGGAGTCGAGCCAGCGCTACGACTTCAAGGACGCCAAGGTGCTGACCATCGAGTTCGCGCGCGCCGAGGGGGTCATCCGGCTGCACACCGATCACGACATGCGGATGCGCGCGCTCTTCGACATCGTGCAGTCCAAGCTGATCCGTCGCGGCGTGCCGGTGAAGAACCTCGAGATCGGCGAGAACGTCCCGGCCGGCGGCGACACGCTGAAGAAGGAGATCACGCTCAAGCAGGCGCTCGACTCCGACACGGCCAAGAAGGTCGCGGCCGCCATCAAGGACGCGAAGCTCAAGAAGGTGCAGGCCTCCATCCAGGGCGATCAGGTGCGCGTCAGCGGCCCGGACAAGGACGCCCTGCAGGCGGCCATGGCGCTGCTCCGCGGCGGCGACTACGGCGTGGAACTGAAGTTCGGGAACTACCGTTGA
- a CDS encoding RNA polymerase sigma factor RpoD/SigA: MTDPSERTGRARMAGAHRKKHQSEEGSLDQYLRDISVFPLITREDEVDLAQRIRAGDQEALDKLVRSNLRFVVSVAKKYQNQGVSLSDLINEGNLGLIRAAHKFDETKGIKFISYAVWWIRQAILQALAEQSRIVRVPLNRAGTLHRIGKRASALLQELGREATHAEIADGMDITEEEVARTMLISQTHLSLDAPMSPGEDNRLLDYLPDTESRTPDEETFEKALTESIHEALRGLKEREAKILKLYFGLDGAEPMTLEEIGEVLNITRERVRQIKEKALSRLRHISRAKALESYLGS; the protein is encoded by the coding sequence ATGACTGACCCATCAGAGCGCACGGGGCGTGCCCGCATGGCGGGAGCGCACCGCAAGAAGCACCAGTCAGAGGAAGGGTCGCTGGACCAGTACTTGCGCGACATCAGCGTCTTTCCGCTGATCACGCGCGAGGACGAGGTCGACCTGGCCCAGCGCATTCGCGCCGGGGACCAGGAAGCGCTCGACAAGCTGGTGCGCTCCAACCTGCGCTTCGTGGTGTCGGTCGCCAAGAAATACCAGAATCAGGGCGTGTCGCTCTCCGACCTGATCAACGAGGGCAACCTCGGCCTGATCCGCGCCGCCCACAAGTTCGACGAGACGAAGGGGATCAAGTTCATCTCCTACGCCGTCTGGTGGATCCGCCAGGCCATCCTGCAGGCGCTCGCCGAGCAGTCGCGCATCGTGCGCGTGCCGCTCAACCGCGCCGGGACGCTGCACCGCATCGGCAAGCGCGCCAGCGCGCTGCTGCAGGAACTGGGGCGCGAGGCGACGCACGCCGAAATCGCCGACGGGATGGACATCACCGAGGAAGAAGTCGCCCGGACGATGCTCATCTCGCAGACGCACCTCTCGCTCGACGCGCCGATGTCGCCGGGGGAGGACAACCGTCTGCTCGACTATCTCCCCGACACGGAAAGCCGCACCCCGGATGAGGAGACGTTCGAGAAGGCGCTCACCGAGTCGATCCACGAGGCGCTGCGCGGACTCAAGGAGCGCGAGGCGAAGATCCTCAAGCTCTACTTCGGGCTCGACGGCGCCGAGCCGATGACGCTCGAGGAGATCGGCGAGGTGCTCAACATCACGCGGGAACGGGTGCGGCAGATCAAGGAGAAGGCCCTGTCTCGCTTGCGGCATATTAGCCGGGCGAAGGCGCTGGAATCATATCTGGGGAGTTAG
- the lepB gene encoding signal peptidase I, producing MTVPSLLPDDLDPPLVSGEPRFGPTPRRRRWQPLRAFWEWTKSMATALLLFFLIRSFIVEAFKIPSGSMEGTLLVGDFLLVNKMVYGAEVPFTGTRLPAAHAPLRGEVIVFRWPVDPTKDFVKRVVGLPGDTVGMVDGVLQRNGQRLRERYTSHTEPGSDPVGEEFRWQREFLARRLPKGRAYHPSRNNWGPLVVPPRHLFVLGDNRDNSLDSRYWGFVPDSMVKGRPILVYFSYAPDSTSPVSFLTNVRWRRLGTRVR from the coding sequence ATGACCGTCCCCTCCCTCCTCCCCGACGACCTCGACCCGCCCCTCGTGAGTGGCGAGCCGCGCTTCGGGCCGACGCCGCGCCGCCGTCGCTGGCAGCCGTTGCGCGCGTTCTGGGAGTGGACAAAGTCGATGGCGACGGCGCTGCTGCTCTTCTTCCTCATCCGCTCGTTCATCGTCGAGGCGTTCAAGATCCCGAGCGGCTCCATGGAAGGGACGCTGCTCGTCGGCGACTTCCTGCTCGTGAACAAGATGGTGTATGGCGCGGAGGTGCCGTTCACCGGCACGCGCCTGCCGGCGGCGCACGCGCCGCTGCGCGGCGAGGTCATCGTCTTTCGGTGGCCGGTGGATCCGACGAAGGACTTCGTGAAGCGCGTCGTCGGCCTGCCCGGCGACACCGTGGGCATGGTGGACGGCGTGCTGCAGCGGAACGGCCAGCGGTTGCGTGAGCGCTACACGTCGCACACGGAGCCGGGCTCGGACCCGGTGGGCGAGGAGTTTCGCTGGCAGCGCGAATTCCTGGCCCGTCGATTGCCGAAGGGCAGGGCGTACCATCCCTCGCGCAACAACTGGGGCCCGCTCGTCGTTCCGCCGCGGCACCTCTTCGTGCTGGGCGACAATCGCGACAACTCGCTCGACAGCCGCTACTGGGGCTTCGTGCCGGATTCGATGGTGAAGGGGCGTCCGATCCTCGTCTATTTCAGCTACGCCCCCGACAGCACCTCGCCCGTCTCCTTCTTGACAAACGTCCGGTGGCGCCGCCTCGGCACGCGTGTTCGCTGA
- a CDS encoding aldehyde dehydrogenase family protein, with the protein MTHFKSFIAGQWVESSTGEYAENRNPADTRDLIGLFPKGDASDVNRAVASAKKGFELWKKTPAPARGDVLRRVGDILVRRKDEVADLMTREMGKPIAETKGDVQEGIDTAYYAATEGRRLFGHTVPSELRNKWAMSFRRPIGVAGIITPFNFPLAIPTWKIFPALLCGNSVVFKPATDVPHTGHVLVEILLEAGLPPEVVQLVHGPGRVGNAIVNHPDVALVSFTGSTETGSKIGEVCGRTHKRLSLEMGGKNAMIVLNDADLDLALDGVLWGAFGTTGQRCTATSRLIVQDGVHDKFVKMLVDRAAKLKLGDGRKKGTDVGPLVNEASRQNVENYVQIGKGEGATLALGGQKATGGDLDHGFFYQPTIFTNVKAGSRLEQEEIFGPVLSVIRVKDAAEAFTVNNDVAYGLSSSVYTQDVNIAFQALQHLDNGITYINAPTIGAEAHLPFGGVKATGNGHREGGWEVYEFFSETKVGYIDYSGALQRAQIDNY; encoded by the coding sequence ATGACACACTTCAAGAGTTTCATCGCCGGCCAGTGGGTTGAGTCCTCCACCGGCGAGTACGCCGAGAACCGCAATCCGGCCGACACGCGCGATCTCATCGGCCTCTTTCCCAAGGGCGACGCCAGCGACGTGAATCGCGCGGTGGCGAGCGCCAAGAAGGGGTTCGAGCTCTGGAAGAAGACCCCGGCGCCGGCGCGCGGCGATGTGCTGCGCCGCGTCGGCGACATCCTGGTGCGCCGCAAGGACGAAGTCGCCGACCTGATGACCCGCGAGATGGGCAAGCCGATCGCCGAAACCAAGGGCGACGTGCAGGAGGGCATCGACACCGCGTACTACGCCGCCACCGAGGGGCGCCGCCTGTTCGGGCACACGGTGCCGAGCGAACTGCGCAACAAGTGGGCGATGTCGTTCCGCCGTCCGATCGGCGTGGCCGGCATCATCACGCCGTTCAACTTCCCGCTCGCCATTCCGACCTGGAAGATCTTCCCGGCGCTGTTGTGCGGGAACTCCGTCGTCTTCAAGCCGGCCACCGACGTGCCGCACACCGGTCACGTGCTTGTGGAGATCCTGCTCGAGGCGGGGCTGCCGCCGGAGGTGGTGCAGCTGGTGCACGGTCCGGGCCGCGTGGGCAACGCGATCGTGAACCATCCCGACGTCGCGCTCGTCTCGTTCACCGGCTCCACCGAGACCGGCAGCAAGATCGGCGAGGTCTGCGGACGCACGCACAAGCGGCTGTCGCTCGAGATGGGCGGCAAGAACGCGATGATCGTGCTCAACGATGCCGACCTCGATCTCGCCCTCGACGGCGTGCTCTGGGGGGCGTTCGGCACCACGGGGCAGCGCTGCACGGCCACCAGCCGCCTCATCGTGCAGGACGGCGTGCACGACAAGTTCGTGAAGATGCTCGTGGATCGCGCCGCCAAGCTGAAGCTCGGCGACGGCCGCAAGAAGGGGACGGATGTGGGGCCGCTGGTGAATGAAGCCTCGCGGCAGAACGTCGAGAACTACGTACAGATCGGGAAGGGCGAGGGCGCCACGCTCGCGCTCGGCGGCCAGAAGGCCACCGGCGGCGACCTCGATCACGGCTTCTTCTATCAGCCGACCATCTTCACCAACGTGAAGGCGGGCTCGCGCCTGGAGCAGGAAGAGATCTTCGGCCCGGTGCTCAGCGTCATCAGGGTGAAGGACGCCGCCGAAGCGTTCACCGTGAACAACGATGTCGCGTACGGCCTGTCGTCCTCGGTGTACACGCAGGACGTGAACATCGCCTTCCAGGCGCTGCAGCATCTCGACAACGGGATCACCTACATCAACGCCCCCACCATCGGCGCCGAGGCGCACCTTCCGTTCGGCGGCGTCAAGGCGACGGGGAACGGCCATCGGGAAGGGGGATGGGAAGTGTACGAGTTCTTCTCGGAGACGAAGGTGGGATACATCGACTACAGCGGGGCTCTTCAGCGCGCACAGATCGACAACTATTAG
- a CDS encoding sigma-54 dependent transcriptional regulator — translation MSRRILVIDDEQGIRDALSQLLEYEGYEVRTEASGAGGLAAYEQFRPQLTFLDVKMAGMDGLETLRRIRALDAAAIVVMISGHATIQNAVEATQGGAYDIMEKPLDTDRILVTLRNAIGHLALREENARLREVVEQKYEIVGRSYAIRALIETIDRVAATDARVLITGENGTGKELVARALHRQSRRAAGPFVEVNCAAIPSELIESELFGHMKGSFTGAVQDRAGKFEQADSGTLFLDEIGDMSLAAQAKVLRVLQEGEVTRIGGQKPRTVDVRVVAATNKTLEEEIGAGRFREDLYYRLNVVPVVVPPLRERRDDIPVLIQYFLDQFAPKGSAARGMELAAAERLTALEWPGNVRELRNTVERLLILSRGSQVTVADVERLVGARAVEGSSLGGLDSCRTFEEFKLAAERAFLTAKLREHDWNVAETARALDMPRSNLYKKIERHALAREQ, via the coding sequence GTGAGCCGGCGCATCCTGGTGATCGACGACGAGCAGGGCATCCGCGACGCGCTGTCGCAGCTGCTCGAGTACGAGGGCTATGAAGTGCGCACCGAGGCGTCGGGCGCGGGCGGACTGGCGGCGTACGAGCAGTTCCGGCCGCAGCTCACCTTCCTCGACGTGAAGATGGCCGGGATGGACGGCCTCGAGACGCTGCGCCGCATTCGCGCGCTCGACGCGGCCGCCATCGTCGTGATGATCAGCGGCCATGCCACCATCCAGAACGCGGTCGAGGCGACGCAGGGCGGCGCCTACGACATCATGGAGAAGCCGCTCGACACCGACCGCATCCTCGTCACGCTGCGCAATGCCATCGGCCACCTCGCGCTGCGCGAGGAGAATGCACGCCTGCGCGAGGTGGTGGAGCAGAAATACGAGATTGTCGGCCGGTCGTATGCCATTCGCGCGCTCATCGAGACCATCGACCGCGTGGCGGCCACCGACGCGCGCGTGCTGATCACGGGCGAGAACGGCACCGGCAAGGAACTGGTGGCGCGCGCGCTGCACCGGCAGTCGCGGCGCGCGGCGGGGCCATTTGTGGAAGTCAATTGCGCGGCCATTCCCAGCGAGCTCATCGAGAGTGAGCTCTTCGGCCACATGAAGGGATCGTTCACCGGCGCGGTGCAGGACCGCGCGGGGAAGTTCGAACAGGCCGACAGTGGCACGCTCTTCCTCGACGAGATCGGCGACATGTCGCTGGCCGCGCAGGCCAAGGTGCTGCGCGTCCTGCAGGAGGGAGAGGTCACGCGCATCGGCGGGCAGAAGCCGCGCACGGTGGACGTGCGCGTGGTCGCGGCCACGAACAAGACGCTCGAGGAGGAAATCGGGGCCGGCCGCTTCCGCGAGGACCTCTACTACCGGCTCAATGTCGTGCCGGTGGTGGTGCCGCCGCTGCGCGAGCGGCGCGACGACATTCCGGTGCTCATTCAGTACTTCCTCGACCAGTTCGCGCCGAAGGGCTCGGCGGCCCGCGGGATGGAGCTGGCCGCCGCCGAGCGGCTGACCGCCCTCGAGTGGCCGGGGAACGTGCGCGAACTGCGCAACACCGTCGAGCGGCTGCTGATCCTTTCGCGCGGGTCGCAGGTGACCGTCGCCGATGTCGAGCGCCTCGTCGGCGCGCGCGCCGTCGAGGGGTCGTCGCTGGGCGGCCTCGATTCGTGCCGCACCTTCGAGGAATTCAAGCTGGCCGCCGAGCGCGCGTTCCTGACGGCCAAGCTGCGCGAACACGACTGGAACGTTGCCGAGACGGCCCGCGCGCTCGACATGCCGCGGTCGAACCTCTACAAGAAGATCGAGCGCCACGCCTTGGCGCGGGAGCAGTGA
- the larE gene encoding ATP-dependent sacrificial sulfur transferase LarE: MDTDREPTPPGAVEARLLRKESLLLEWIRRHGSVLIGYSGGVDSAYLACVALDAVGPKNVLAVIGRSASYPLEQWTRARQVADEFRVPVLEIDTDELRDPHYAANPINRCYYCKTELWSKLVPIARERGIAVIVDGSNDDDTADFRPGAQAGREAGVKSPLQELKFSKEEIRQLSRLRGIPTWDQPSSPCLSSRLPHGTEVTPLRLRKVENAERALRALGITGNLRVRFHGDTARLEMDHDQMERWSRPAQRPAVRAAVKAAGFSRVELDLRGFRSGSLNELTRDERADARVLDLSENG; encoded by the coding sequence ATGGATACCGATCGCGAACCCACGCCCCCCGGTGCCGTCGAAGCCCGGCTGCTCCGCAAGGAATCCCTGCTGCTCGAGTGGATCCGGCGGCATGGCTCCGTGCTGATCGGCTATTCGGGTGGCGTCGACTCCGCGTACCTCGCGTGCGTGGCGCTGGATGCCGTCGGGCCCAAGAACGTGCTAGCCGTCATCGGCCGCAGCGCGTCGTATCCGCTGGAGCAGTGGACGCGGGCACGGCAGGTGGCCGATGAGTTCAGGGTGCCGGTGCTCGAGATCGACACCGACGAGCTGCGCGATCCGCACTACGCGGCCAATCCGATCAACCGCTGCTACTACTGCAAGACTGAATTGTGGAGCAAGCTCGTCCCCATCGCCCGCGAACGGGGCATCGCGGTGATCGTGGACGGCAGCAACGACGACGACACCGCCGATTTCCGCCCGGGGGCGCAGGCGGGACGCGAAGCGGGCGTGAAGTCGCCGCTGCAGGAGTTGAAATTCTCGAAGGAAGAAATTCGGCAGCTCTCCCGGCTGCGCGGCATCCCGACGTGGGATCAGCCGTCCTCGCCGTGCCTGTCGTCGCGCCTGCCGCACGGCACCGAGGTGACGCCGCTGCGGCTCCGGAAAGTGGAAAACGCCGAACGGGCGCTGCGTGCGCTCGGGATCACCGGCAATCTCCGCGTCCGCTTCCACGGCGACACCGCGCGACTCGAGATGGACCATGACCAGATGGAACGCTGGAGCAGGCCCGCGCAGCGCCCGGCCGTGCGGGCGGCGGTGAAGGCCGCCGGATTCAGCCGGGTGGAACTCGACCTGCGTGGATTCCGCAGCGGCTCACTCAACGAACTGACTCGGGACGAGCGCGCCGATGCGCGCGTGCTCGACCTCTCGGAGAACGGCTGA